CAAGTTGGGCAATgcattagccaaagtgctagcagaactCCTGACTAATGTATGCTTTATGTTAAtatggtattttaagatggaagtgcttcggtgaaaagaaaactccttcctgcagaatgTGTCTAATACTTTGTTGGTCGattgttccatcttgggttttttgtcctcatatttcccatccagagggccaacgtgctgtttagcgtcttccatctctatctcttttcttcaaatacaacaagaaaaaataggaaatatgtgcacagctttaaaagacacacaaaaaatggaacatactttactgtagtatatacagcagtaaaaacagcttctctaaaccaaagtggtcaaTTTTAGTATGACCTTCCTTTTCCACTTAacacaggggtcaccaatcctggtcctcgagggccggaatcctgcatgttttcaatgtatccctcttccaacacacctgattcaaatgataagcctatcatcaagctctgcagaagcctcatAATgtccgtcaggtgtgctggaagagggaaacatctaaaacatgcaggatactgaccctcgaggaccaggattggtgactcCTGACTTAAcacgtctttaatccttttgttcatgttctgatttttttattccaggtttttTTCAATACATGCCagatgtttttaacagattttgttgcttcttgtcatggggtcaggggtcacactaaatactgactttaacctttaaaacccatttagtttcattttttgtctgtcttttaaggttgtgtacatatttcctgtattttcttgttatatctgaagaaaagagacttaaaaataaatacgcattttcatttcaacactgcaaaaacaactaatctaaagactaaaacttttgcacaatactgtgTATTATCTTTGCggattattttatgtatattcaCATTTATTCGTGGTAGTCATTTCTTTTTATTCACACTTACAGAGCTTCacgatatatcgtttgagcatcgttattgcaatgtatgtgtgcacaacagtcacattgcaggtccatCGCGATCCACCAATTacattcattcttaatcagtttgccgaagcagaccacgcccctgcacatggagagGGAGCCCTCCGTGCCAGGGGGCAGCTGTGGACTCTGGTGGCTGTGGTGCCTtccttcactggggtctgctcctttctggtgggtgggggctGGTCTTCTCCCACTGGTCGAGATGCGGCACTGTGTCGCTGGCACCTTGTTGCCGGGGTCAGTGAGTGCCTCCTGAtgtggatggctccctgagacagcgcctcctcttttacttttactttctggtcctctcgtGCTCGGTCAGGCTTTTAAagtgtatgtgtgcttgtgtgtgtgtgtgtgtttgtgtgtgtgagtgggtgggtgggtgggtaagtgtgtgtgtgtgggtgggtggggtactGATTTTTATACTTATATGTAAAGTACTTTGTGCTATGTCCTCCatgtatgaaaagcgctatataaataaagattgattgattgattgattgatggagtGAGTGAGTTGCTGcgttctgctggtaaggttttgttGTGgcatgtcctgccccctcaaatgaaagtttgcaaagcttcagtaggtagggaaaagataaatgagcattaCGTTTCACTTCCACTTCCACGAGCAGCGGTACGCATCGCCTGTGCCCCCCCACCTAACAACCGAAACACATGTGCACCCCCACCCCTCCAGGGAGAATCGTGTGCGtaccccccccattacacacaccacaccaacagatcagttccacaAGAAACACTGCAgtgttgaaaaatgagcaacggacaagagaaaatcaccaaaaacaaagacttggtgccaaaaagaaaagcaacttcagttatgtggaattattttggctacaagaaggatgatactgaaacaagtgttctgtgtcaatagtgccttgcacctgttgccacaacgagaagtaacattgtttatatttcatttattattatttaacactgcttttattaaataatggttatttgaagcattctaaaagcactttttattgtctgagaggcagatggtagttcctttggaaactaggagaattagaaacattttgtgatatagcattagatcctgttctgatcaaataaaaatgtgtttaatatttgtgtatatttctggtgtaattcaattcttccaggaaataatcattaaaaaaaaaaaaaaaaagaaacaaacaaaaaaattgccttttaacagtatcatgatatatcgtgatatatcgtatcgtgatcctagtattgtgatttgtatcgtattgccagattcttgccaatacacacccctaggcaccacacagctattgtaTCCtgctgagtattttttttttttcatattgcaatatatatcgcagggttaaaaaaaaaaaatcgcaatgtcagttttttccaacattGTGCAGACCTACTTCTAAATGTTTCAGACATTTGTTGTACTGAATTTTACTTAGATGCTGAATATTTTATCTTTATAATAGGTTTGAATGTTGTACATTAAACTTGTTCTGTTTTGAATATCACTTTCATTCTTTGCAAATTATTTAACTGTCTGGTCACTTCAACTTTAACTAGGCTCCAATGTCAGTATGCAAATCTTTTAGTTGTCAGGGTTTATATTGTTTACACTaccaaataaaacagaaaatgttgTAATGTTTTGTTGAAAAGGgatagttcatacagtttttgAGTTTAAAACTTCAAATAACTATATTTTAtgtagttttcatcttgtttaatAAGAACTCCAAATGTACTTGGCTTTCACAGCATCACTGAATCCATGAAATCAATGAATTACATAAGCGATAACTCAGGAAATGAGTAACTACAGGCGTGTTTTTGTCTTGACTTGTCTAGTTTCGCCTATATACATAAAAGTAAACCACAAATAACGGTCTTTtatgtcgttttcatcttgttaagtAACAACTCCGGCTTTCAAAGCATTTAATCAGTTAATAACATAAGCAGTACATCATGAAACCAGGCATGTTTTTACCTTATAAGTAATTTAGAGCCACAAATAAATGTctagtttcttcaactttcactcagggtcaaaaatcagcctttaaacctgGGAAGGGGGTAAAATCCAATAAAATACGCACTAAAACATACAATCCGGGACATTTCTAGTTAATTTACAACCATAAGTAACCGTCTGGCCTTTTCCGCTTTCACTCAGGATCAAAAATCAGTCTTGACACTTGAAAGAATTGATGATTAGACACGTATCGTAGTAATAAAAATGAAGATGTTTGTGATATTTTAGGTCACATCCCCCACCTTCCCGGTAAACACAGAGAGGTTAAAGAAACTTCACTGACAAGGCTTTAACAGACTTAACATTGACTCCATCTAGAAGATATCTTGCCTTGTCTAGTTGATGTGAGGCAGCTGATAAACTTTGACTCCTCTTAGAAAACAGCCTGTGACCAAACAGTAACAAGCTAGCTAGTAAAGGTAAGCTAGCATATCCTGTCACTTCTGTACTGACAGTTGACTCTTGTAGCTTGATCCTCTGTTTGGAAATAAGAGTGGGACTCACCTGTATGTAGACGCGCAGCCTGTATAAGCCAGTTTCTTTTTTAGTTTATATCTGTCATGGTGCAAACATCAGCCTCTAAACATCACCGCCGCCTTCACTCGGTACTTATCGACAGACTGGGGTTTGGAAGTAACACTAGCAAGTTTGGTTTCCTACGCAGTCACGTGATGACGTATGAGTCACATGACGGCTTCCAGGCGTACCAACAAATCCAAATTCTCCTCTGCTCTACGTtttcctcttaaaaaaaaaaagcttaattcTTCGCACTTTCGGACACAGTTCAGGAGACAAACAGACGGTAAGTCGCTGTAAATGTCGTGGACATGTTTTCAGTCCGTGGAGCCGGTGTTTGTTTGGGGCTCGTGCTATTCTCGTTAGACATCCGTTGGTTGAGCTAGCTTAAACACTTCCTCAGTGTTTGGTTACTGATTAGACGAGACTCGCAGAAATATTTAGCTGATAACATCTGCTTGATAAAGATCTGCTTGGCTTGTAAATCTGGGCctctttttcaggttcttcaagaAAATCAGGGTCATAGTTGCTGACATGGAGGTGGAGGGGATGGACGAGGAGGGAACATCGTCCCACAGTGGACATCTACACAGGAGAGGTGTGtagtgttgtgccgaattctgctccctgcctaAAACTGCTCCCCCTCccaaagtcagccatgaagaggacagtgtgcaccaaattcaccctgtcacagtTTGCTGAGAAATGCTTCCTACTTCTATccttgttactggtattatttgttatagatATTATTTGTGCaaacgtggtatacgatattttgttcatgctttcttatattcatcatttcataggtcttatgtatttcattattgtgtgttgttgttttttttctgtagttttgtttgttttgttttttttctctctcttctgcccagtttactcagttctggttgtagttattgttaccattataattgtcaccatggttgttactgtttgcattgttgatactttcttgtgagggtctttgccaccttcttctctcttgttctctccccttcttctgctaccccccccccccccccccccccgccaatgtcaggtccggcatcgaaatgtggttcaacaaaacttataataaacacagtagaatatcaaggggcgcttcatatactttatgaagttacccttggcaaaatAAATTTGTTCATCACcagaaggaaccagactaccattctgctgttaggacgctggacaagacaaatagacaaaaaaaaaaaaaaaaatagtgcgagatattccctggtaaaatgtccaaataaaagaggatacacaaccaaaggtgtcagaaaaatgggcaatgatgacagggagtacagttggtgtcggctgctgccttatcggtacagacagctgcctgtcagccagctgagcccatgaaaaaagaaaaaaaaaaaagcttcctaTTCACCCTGGttcattaatttttctcttttctgattGTAGGGTATGAAAtaaattgtgaattattcaacctcttaacaccatcatagctgtgtaacaattaagtaattaataatattgtatgatattgcagttatgtttttaaaaaaaatctgtttaatattaaagaatgtgcaaactgtaaggtatatacaactttcaaatgttaaatcttaaatagaaaacacacaaaatatataacagtaAAAACATACTGCCGAAAACTACATCACCCTTGCCTGGGGATGCAATTtttggcagggagcagaattcggcacaacactaCGCACTGttgtatgtttttattgttatatattttgtgtgttttctatttAAGATTTAACGTTTGTCCTAACGTTAGGTCAATGCACCAAATAATATCAGAGAACATCAGGGTAACATGTGAAAATAGGGAAAATAGAGGCTCAGAAACAAATACACATTCAGGGTCAGAAGGAAAGAAGTGAAAGTTGATCTGTCAGGTGTTTAGGATGCTGTTATTGAACATGTTAGGAAATATTGTATCTTTGCAAAGCATAAACTGACAAACTACAGCTTTTAAATTCACCAATAAATGGTTCAGTAGACTTGAAGTGacaactttctttttttccttcatagCAGAAGATCTTCAGAAGACACAACAGGATTCCGAGTGTCCTGAGAGCTCAACCTGTGTAGAAAATGTGTATGTGGATAAGAAGGCAGTGGACAAACTGACAGAGGGATTATTGTCCCATTACCTGCCTGATCTACAGAACTCTAAACGAGCCCTCCAAGAGCTCACGTGAGTATATCGATACTTTCATCAAATATCCTCTAGTTATTTGCAATAGGTAGAGGGAGTACTGATGAATTTGTACTGGCAGTACAAAATTGTAATCCAGTAAATTGTAACATGTGTCATGTggaagtacttactgagacctattcatacatgtattaaccATGGAGATAAGtcatttagtttaaacacagagactactgaacaggacatgtgtcccTGTGGCACCACTGGATCTGGACCAGCAGATATTTTACATTTAATGTAACAGACACTGAAACAGAGCAGTCTGTGTGGTGTTTTGagcagactagggatgtaacgatatgaaaatttcatatcatggttattgtgaccaaaattatcatggttatcattattattgcggtattgttgaaattgtcctcaaaatgttcaaaaagtacttatacacacactgaaataatttaaccaagttgtattgtgaaaacaaacaaacaaacaaaaaaccaaataacATAATTGGCATAATGTACCTTTTGTTgcggaaacattcaaatattaacccttagtggtctgagcctattttgtccgtttttcagtccttttgattttgcctttatataccttataaacaaatgtttactatacccatgtttggtatcttttttttcagcacaacttcatctatatcatctgcctattattttttttttccactttaacctactatatcaacacaaaaggccagaaaacacaaaaaaatatgtaaaatccaattttaaaaatgtgtatactttattgcataaatcactcaaagatgcttaacaaaccttttcaaagactttaaaagtgaatattggttccaaatattaggtatataaaattacaattgtaataaataaaaactatactcaaatatttgacataaaagcagatctttacataggcgttttctccagaaaagtgcggtaatcaaacatgtttatcatgataattagaatttaaacaataatactaaccattggcagttttacagcggtttatcgttataccggtaatcgttacatcccttgaGCAGACATGTACAAAAATGGCGGAGTGAAATCAGAGACATAACTTCATGTGAAGTTAAATCAGAATATAAACTTGAAAAATGATCGGTTATGTGAAAACCTTGGTTACAGGCAAGCAATTTGTAACTTTAGAACAAACAACACAAGCATCCCTAAAGTCACCAGACGATACAGAGGTTTGGAAAGAAGTCTTAGTCTGTCATTTATGTGGGAGATGAATTCCATGTTTTATTGGAATGTACTAATGTACAGGTTGTTGAATTTAGGCAGAAGTATTTGCCAAAATACTACTCACAGCATCCATCAATGTATAAACTTGTAATGCTTCTTCAgtccaaaacaaccaaaaacaatccataaacaagaaaagcactcagagagcgcagacctccgccgagacagatctgccccctcgatcaccaccaaaatttaatcatttcttccttgtcccagtatcaacatttcctgaaaattttgtgaaaatccatctagaactttttgagttatcttgctaacaaacaaacacacacgcaaacacacaaagcaaagtgatcacaataccttctggccaAGGTAATTAGGCACCTTTTTTAAAAGGGTTTCACCTCTTTTTCACagaattttgttattattgaatgtacattatttttcctgTTATGACATAATGTTTGTGCTTCATTCCATGTATTTggtgatgagcaaaataaaagaaaaagaaggtgAAATGAAACATACACTGACTTTAAAGTTCAGGTTCACTGCAGGTTTGGTAGTGGACTGATGTGTCCTTTCAGTATTTTCTTCATGTGCTGTTTATTCATGTTCTATGCCTGATTTCAGCATGTTGTCAATTCACCTTGTTTTAACTAACTCTGCcttatatttgtttttcttctttcatttttatCAGTGACTGTCGTATGGAACTTGCTGTAGTTATTCTGATAGGCCAAGTTTTGAACGTTTCTtcaaataaagtgaaccttggttcagtttaatacagtttgATCTGAACCAAAGACTTTTTTAGTTCAGATCTCAAACTGGAAGGTCTGAATAAAAGAAGATATATCTGAAAAATGATTGTGTATAAACAGATCAGCAGATTTGATTCCATTTTAAGTTTGTATCGAGGTAGATTTGTTTATTCTAAACTGCCATTgtcatgtatagttttttttgtcaTCTACTAATGATTAGACAACTGGAACATGGTTTttattttcctgaaaatgtaacttttctttttttttggtatgtttCCCCAACCAGACAGAATCAGCTGATATTACTAGACACACTGGACCAAGAAGTCACAAAGTTCAGAGAATGTAACACCTTATTGGACCTTAATTCACTGGTATGTTCCATCTACATcatagtcatcatcatcatcatcatcatcatcatgcctTTATTAATGAATGTTGGAGTTGTCTCTTGTTCCTACCAACTAGCACATGTgatctctaattcagtttgattTCAGTTTACAGAGGCCAAGTTTTACCACAATAAACTGGTGTCTATAAGGAAAGAGATGATTTTGCTCCATGAAAAGACGACTAAACTAAAGGTATTCTTACTGAAAGTGTTTTACAACATGAGGAGCAGATATTAAGTGTATGGAGGATGGATGGAAGATAACGTTCATGACACTGATTTAATATTACTATtgattaaatgtaaatattcatttAATACTGTTATTTCCTTTCAGAAGAGAGCTTTGAAACTGCAACAGCAGAAGCAGAAGGAGGTGCTGGAAAAGGAGCAG
This sequence is a window from Sphaeramia orbicularis chromosome 3, fSphaOr1.1, whole genome shotgun sequence. Protein-coding genes within it:
- the bloc1s6 gene encoding biogenesis of lysosome-related organelles complex 1 subunit 6 isoform X1, translating into MEVEGMDEEGTSSHSGHLHRRAEDLQKTQQDSECPESSTCVENVYVDKKAVDKLTEGLLSHYLPDLQNSKRALQELTQNQLILLDTLDQEVTKFRECNTLLDLNSLFTEAKFYHNKLVSIRKEMILLHEKTTKLKKRALKLQQQKQKEVLEKEQQREKELERERQLIAKPAKRT
- the bloc1s6 gene encoding biogenesis of lysosome-related organelles complex 1 subunit 6 isoform X2, with the protein product MEVEGMDEEGTSSHSGHLHRREDLQKTQQDSECPESSTCVENVYVDKKAVDKLTEGLLSHYLPDLQNSKRALQELTQNQLILLDTLDQEVTKFRECNTLLDLNSLFTEAKFYHNKLVSIRKEMILLHEKTTKLKKRALKLQQQKQKEVLEKEQQREKELERERQLIAKPAKRT